TTGCAGGAAAATGAGCACCTCAAGCTGCTCGATTTTCTGGTGGCTGAACTCAAGCAGCGCGGCATTAAGATTATTCTGACGCCGATTGCTTACTGGAATAATGGTTACCCGGAGCCCGACACTGGTACGGGCTTTTCCAGCATTTACTCCAAAGCTCAAGCCTACACCAACCCACGGGCGATACTGGCGCAGGAACGGTATCTGACACAGTTTCTGAACCACCGCAATCCCTACACCAAGTTGCTCAACCGCGAAGACCCGGATATCATCGCCTACGAGGTTTGCAATGAGCCGAAATACAGCAAGCCTGAGGCGCCTGTAACGGCCTTCGTCAACCGCATGGCCCAAGCCATTCGCGCCACCGGCTGCCGCAAACCGGTATTTTACAACATTGCTGAAAGTCCGGATGTGTACGATGCCATTCTGGACGCCAAGGTGGATGGCGTCACCTTCCAGTGGTACCCACAAGGCTTGGTGAGCGGACACGCATTACGCGGCAACTTCCTGCCGTACGTGGACCACTATCCGATTCCATTCCGCACCGATAGGCGCTTTACTAGCAAGGCCAAGATGGTGTACGAGTTTGAGTCGGCCGACATACTTCAACCGGTGATGTACCCGTTTATGGCGCGCAGCTTCCGGGAGGCTGGTTTTCAGTGGGCCACGCAGTTTGCCTACGACCCGATGGCTATTGCCTTCGCCAACACAGAATACCAGACGCATTACTTGAACTTGGCCTACACGCCGGCCAAGGCCCTGAGCCTGCTGATTGCGTCTAAAGTGTTTCACCGCGTGGGCCGGAGCCAGTCGTTTCCCAACTATCCGGCCGACTCGGTGTTTGATGCGTTTCGGGTGAGCTACCGGCAGCAGCTCAGCGAGATGAACACGCCGGAAGAGTTCTACTATACTGCTTCCACCACCACTCAGCCCAGAAAGGCCGCCAGTTTGCGCCGTGTAGCGGGCGTTGGCTCCTCGCCCATTGTGAGCTACGGCGGCACCGGCGCCTACTTCCTCGACCGGCTGGCTGCTGGCGTATGGCGACTGGAAGTAATGCCCGATGCCGTGCCCATCCGCGACCCGTTCGAAAAAGCCTCGTTGAGCAAGCCCGTCACGCAGATTTTGTGGAACAACCAGCCACTGCAAATCACGCTAGCCGAGCTGGGGGGCAATTTTTCCCTACGCGGCCTGAATGAAGGCAACACTACGCAAACACAGGCAAGTGATGGGCGCGCCACCGTGCGGCCCGGCGTGTATCTGCTGGCGGCGGGGGGCAAATCGACCAGTCGCTATACGGCTCAATCCGCTTTCAACCACATCAAGCTGGGCGAGTTTGCCGCTCCAGATCCTACCAAAATTGCCCCCAGGTACTGCATAAGCCGATGGCGCAGGTTTCAGCGGGGCAGCCAGTTCGCATCACGGCTCGCCTTACCGGAGCCGAGCCGCAGGACAGTGTCTTTCTGGTGGCCCAGCACTACTATGGCCGCACCCAAGTGTTGCCCATGACTACTACCAGCTACGCGACGGTGGAGGCTACGGTGCCCGCCGAGCTAGCGTATCCGGGCTTGTTGCGCTACTGGATTGTGCTGCGCAAGGGGCAGCAGGCGCTGACGTTTCCCGGCGGTTTCACGGGCCAGCCCCGCGACTGGGATTATTATCACGCCGAGAATTATGCAGTGCCCATTGTGGCAGCCAGCACGCCTTTACCTCTCTTTACCGCGGCCCTAGATAAGGACCAAGTAGAAGCGCGTGGCCTCACCTCCACCAGCTGGACGGATTATGTTACCACTCCGACTGGCGAGTTGGCATTGCGCCTAGTAGTCGCTCAGCCCGATAAGTCGAAACCAGCGGCACCGGCTGGTCCGCAGGCGGCTTTGCGGACTTACTTTGGTCATAAGTTAGCAGGGCGAGCTACGGAGTTAGCCAGCTTCAAAGAAGTAGTGGTGAAAGGCCGCGCCAACCAGCCCGCAACCACCGTGAAAGTGGTGCTCCAAACCAAAGACGCGGCGGCATACGCTGCTACCGTACAGCTTGGCGCCGAAACGCAAGAAGTGCGCATTCCGCTTTCTGCCTTCCGCCCCGATGCGCTCCTGCTGCTGCCTCGCCCCTACCCCGGTTTTCTGCCGCTTACGCATGAATTTGCCCCCCAATCGGCGTTCAGGCTCCCCGACGCTGAGGTGTTGCAAGTAGTGGTCCAAGGCGCTGCGCCGGCCAATGGTCAGCTGCACGTTGATCTCGAATCAGTCTCTTTACGATAAGCTGCATGTTTTCTATCCCGACGCTCTCACCGGTTCTTTCACGCCTCGGCGCAGGCTTTTTGTTGGTTGCCGCGCTAAGTCAGTGCAACCGCCCCGA
The window above is part of the Hymenobacter radiodurans genome. Proteins encoded here:
- a CDS encoding cellulase family glycosylhydrolase, translating into MLTHLRCFLLFLLLWSDAFLTPALAQEATRRPEGDVFVDKQGVLRWQKTKKEVALFGVNYTTPFAHAYRAHQRVGAAHEQAIRQDVYHLSRLGLDAFRVHVWDVEITDTLGNLQENEHLKLLDFLVAELKQRGIKIILTPIAYWNNGYPEPDTGTGFSSIYSKAQAYTNPRAILAQERYLTQFLNHRNPYTKLLNREDPDIIAYEVCNEPKYSKPEAPVTAFVNRMAQAIRATGCRKPVFYNIAESPDVYDAILDAKVDGVTFQWYPQGLVSGHALRGNFLPYVDHYPIPFRTDRRFTSKAKMVYEFESADILQPVMYPFMARSFREAGFQWATQFAYDPMAIAFANTEYQTHYLNLAYTPAKALSLLIASKVFHRVGRSQSFPNYPADSVFDAFRVSYRQQLSEMNTPEEFYYTASTTTQPRKAASLRRVAGVGSSPIVSYGGTGAYFLDRLAAGVWRLEVMPDAVPIRDPFEKASLSKPVTQILWNNQPLQITLAELGGNFSLRGLNEGNTTQTQASDGRATVRPGVYLLAAGGKSTSRYTAQSAFNHIKLGEFAAPDPTKIAPRYCISRWRRFQRGSQFASRLALPEPSRRTVSFWWPSTTMAAPKCCP